The Polaribacter sp. MED152 region AAACCTAAGAAATATGCCAAAAAAAGGGAAAGAAAAAAACACTCTTAATAAAGCAAAACATTCTAAACTGATGCAACAAAAAATCAGTAAAGTGAAGTTAAAAAAACAACTTCATAAAGAACGTTTAAAAGCTATTATTCAAAAAGTTAATCAAGAAAAGAAGAGCGAAGAATGAGTTTAAAATATTACTTAGGTAGTATTGTTTCTCTACCGCTTTTACCCATTTTAATTTTTCAAGGAAAAAAAATTAGAGCATCTGTACCAAAACTACCAGAAGCAAAAAATCCTAAAGGATATATTAAAAAAACATCGTCAAAAACATTAAAAATGTTAGTTATTGGCGAAAGTACAATTGCAGGAGTTGGAGTTGATTTTCATGAAAATGGATTTACAGGAATTTTAGCAAAAACACTTGCTGGTCAAAATGAGGTTTCTGTTTTATGGCGTGTTTATGCAAAAAGTGGTTACACTGCAAAAATGGTTAGAAGAAGACTTCTACCAAAAATAGAAGACACTACAGCAGATTTAATTGTAATTGGTTTGGGTGGTAATGATGCGTTTAAATTAAATTCACCCGATGTTTGGATTATTCAAATTAATAAACTGATTAAAGATTTAAAGAGAAAATACCCTAAAACTCCTATTTATTTCACGAATATGCCTCCAATAAAGGAGTTTCCTGCCTTTACAAAAACCATAAAATTTATTATTGGTAATTTGGGTGAACTGCTTGGAAAACGTTTGCACAATAGAGTTAAAAACAAGGAAAACGTTTACTATAATAACGAATTAATCACCTTAGAAAGTTGGCAAAAAAAATACAATCTAGGAGATGATGTAACTGCTTTTTTTAGTGATGGTGTGCATCCTTCGAAACTAACTTATCAACTTTGGGGAAAAGATATGGCTAATTTTATCATGAAAACCAAAAGCTTTCAAACATGGTTGCAAAAGAAATAATTAAACATTTTCAATTACAAGAACATCCAGAAGGTGGCTTTTATAAAGAAACGTATAGAAGTGATATTATAGCAAAATCAAAAAACTTGGCTAATGAATTTGATGGAGATAGAAATTTATGTACCAGCATTTTATTCTTATTGACATCAGAAAAATTCTCTGCTTTCCATAAAATTAAACAAGATGAAATCTGGCATTTTTATAAAGGAACTACACTAAAACTGCATCTAATTTCTCCTGAAGGAAATTACAGTTTTCAACTTATTGGAACAAATTTTAACTTGGGTGAAATACCACAATTTACAGTGCCAGCTCATTGGTATTTTGCTGCAGAAGTTTTACAACAAAATTCATTTTCGTTTGTAGGTTGCACAGTTTCACCTGGTTTCGATTTTAGAGACTTTACTTTACCTTCTTGCAAAGAATTAGTAAAAGAATTTCCTCAGCACCAATCAATTATTAAAAAACTTACACATCATTAAAATAAAAAAGCTCTGAATTATAATAATTCAGAGCTTTTTTATTGATAGATTTTAGGATTCTATTTATCTATAGACCCCAAAACACGTTTCATAAAATTATTCAATGCATCTTTTTTTGGAGTACCTTCCTTTATCATTTTATCAACTTCAATAGCTCCATACATATTAGAAATTAATTCACCAATAACATCTAATTCTTCATCTTTTAAAGAAGGAACTTCTGTTAAAGCTTCTAAGGTTTCAATAGTTTCTAAGACGTAGTCTTGATCGTTTTCTTCAATAAAACTAGTTAAATGTTTAATTACTGGTAATTTCATAACTTATTGAATTTCAGAAACTAATTCTTTTAAAACATCAAACTTATTGGTTTGTGTTTGATTTTTTTTCTCTCCACCTACAAAAGTTGCAAAAGTTGGTAAGTTGCTTACATCTGCTAATTTTCTACTTTCAGGAAATTTTTCAGCATCTACCATTACAAATTTTATATTGTCATTTTCATTAGCCAATTTTTTAAATTTTGGCTTCATAATTCTACAGTTACCACACCAAGTAGCAGAATACTGTACAATTACTTTTTCATTACCTTCTACAATAATTTGTAAATTATCTTCTGTTAATTCTTGTACCATAATAATTTTGTTAGAATTATGGGTTGTAGAATAAATTCTACAACCCACAACTTATATTAAATTTAGTGACTAGCTAAATACTCTTTTGTTCCTTTCGCATTTGCTTGCATTGCATCTTTACCTTCTTCCCAGTTTGCAGGACAAACTTCTCCGTTTTTCTGTACGTGAGAATAAGCATCAATTAAACGTAAGAACTCATTTACATTTCTACCTACTGGCATGTGGTTAATACCTTCATGAAATACTGTACCTTCTTCATCGATTAAATATGTAGCTCTGTAAGTTACATTATCACCCTCTACCTGTACTGTACCAGTTTCTTCATCGTATACTTCGTTAGAAATGTCTAAAATTCCTAATATTGAAGATAAATTTCTATTACTATCTGCTAAAATTGGGTAAGTAACACCTTCTATACCTCCATTATCTTTAGAAGTACTTAACCAAGCAAAGTGAACTTCTGCAGTATCACAAGATGCACCAATTACTACAGTGTTTCTTTTTTCAAATTCTGGTAATGCCTCTTGAAAAGCATGTAACTCTGTAGGACATACAAAAGTAAAGTCTTTTGGATACCAAAATAACAATACCTTCTTGTTATTGTTTACTGCCTCTTCTAATACATTTAATTTAAATGTATCACCCAAATCATTCATTGCGTTTACATGAAGATCTGGAAATTTTTTACCAACTGCTGTTGCCATATTAATTATTGTTTATAATTATTCTATTTTACAGGCGCAAAGATATTTGGATTATTCTCATTTTAAATGGCATCCTGAATTAATTAATTTATAGTAGAATAAGCTTTGATTATTTTGTTTTTTACAAAACATCACCATCATTTATTCTTATGATAAAATAATAATTATAGATAAAAATTATTTAAAAAAATATTGTAGCTTTGAACTATCAAATTTTAAAAACCAAATCTTATGAGCAACACAGACAATTTTGATATTAATAAAGATACTGGTAAATGCCCTTTTTTACATGGTACACCAACAAAAACTGCTGGAGGTGGAACTACGAATCGTGATTGGTGGCCAAATGAATTAAAATTAAACGTTTTACGTCAGCATGCTTCTAAATCCAATCCTTTAGGTGAAGATTTTGATTATGCAGCTGCTTTTAATAGCTTAGATTTTAACGAGTTAAAGCAAGATGTACTTAATTTAATGACAGACTCACAAGATTGGTGGCCTGCAGATTATGGACATTATGGAGGATTTATGATCAGAATGGCTTGGCATAGTGCAGGTACCTATAGAGTAATTGATGGTAGAGGTGGGGCAGGCTCTGGAACACAAAGATTTGCTCCTTTAAATAGCTGGCCTGATAATGGTAACTTAGATAAAGCAAGATTATTACTATGGCCAATAAAACAGAAATATGGCAATAAAATTTCTTGGGCAGATTTAATGATTTTAGCCGGAAATTGCGCGTTGGAATCAATGGGTTTTCCTACAAAAGGTTTTGCTGGTGGTAGAGAAGATGTTTGGGAACCTGAACAAGATATTTATTGGGGAAGTGAGACAGAATGGGGTGCAAATGAAAAAAGATATGAAGATGGTGAATTAGAATCTCCTTTAGGGGCTGTTATGATGGGTTGGATTTACGTAAATCCAGAAGGTCCTAATGGTAATCCTGATCCTTTAGGTTCTGCCAAAAATGTAAGAGAAACATTTGAGAGAATGGCTATGAATGATGAAGAAACTGTAGCTTTAGTTGCAGGAGGTCATACTTTTGGAAAAGCGCATGGGGCAGCAGACCCAGATAAATATGTAGGTAACGAACCTCATAGAGGTAAAATTGAAGAAATGAGTACTGGATGGAAAAACTCTTTTAAATCTGGAGTTTTAGATGATACCATTACCAGTGGTATAGAAGGTGCCTGGACACCAAATCCTACTCAATGGGATGCTGACTATTTTGATGTGTTATTAAACTATGAATGGGAATTAACTAAAAGTCCTGCAGGTGCTTATCAATGGACACCAACAGCAGAGTCTAAAGCTAAAATGGCTCCAACTGCTGGAGATCCTAATAAGAAACAGGCGTTAATGATGACTACTGCAGATATTGCACTAAGAATGGACCCTAAATACTTAGAAATTTCCCAACGTTTTCATAAAGACCATAAAGCATTTGAAGAAGCTTTTGCAAATGCATGGTACAAACTAACTCATAGAGATATGGGACCTACAGATCGTTATTTAGGCCCAGAAGTACCTAGTGAGGAATTATTGTGGCAAGACCCAATACCTAAAGTAAATTACACATTATCAGATGATGACATTAACACCTTAAAAGCCCTTATTTCAGAAAGTGGTTTAACTGTTTCTGAATTAGTAAAAACGGCTTGGGCATCTGCATCGACTTTTAGAGGTTCAGATAAACGTGGAGGAGCTAATGGAGGTAGAATTCGATTAGAGCCTCAAAGAAATTGGGAAGTAAATAATCCTGAAGAATTAGAAAAAGTTTTAACAACTTATAAAGCAATTCAGAAAAAATTTGAGGGTGAAATTTCAATAGCAGATTTAATTGTTTTAGGAGGTTCTGTTGGTGTAGAAAAAGCAGTTAAAAATGCTGGATACAATTTTAATGTAGCTTTTACAGAAGGAAGAGGAGATGCAACTCAAGAACAAACAGACTTAAAATCATTTAGCTATTTAGAACCAATTGCAGACGGATTCAGAAACTATATAAATTCTGATTTAAAAATGGCTGCTGAAGATTTATTGATTGATAAAGCAAACTTACTAACGTTATCAATACCTGAAATGACTGTCTTGGTTGGTGGGTTACGTATGTTAAGTGCAAATTATGATGGATCTAATCATGGAGTTTTTACTGATAAGAAAGAGACTTTAAGTAACGATTTCTTTAAGAACATTTTAGACTTCTCATATACTTGGAAAGCCACAAATTCAGATGAAAAAGAATTTATTGGTAGGGATAGAAAAACCAATGCCTTGAAGTTTACAGGAACTAGAGCTGATTTAATTTTTGGATCTAATACTGAACTTAGAGCAGTTTGCGAAGTTTATGGTGCAGCAGATGCTGAAGAAAAATTTGTTAAAGATTTTATTGCTGCTTGGACGAAAGTGATGAACTTAGATCGTTTTGATTTAAAATAGAAACCAATTATTATAAAGTTAAAAAGAGGAAATATTTTAAATATTTCCTCTTTTTTTATTCTTCATTTTGTTCATCATCACTTTGAATTAAAGGATGATCCTCTATATCTAAACCTACCACTTTAATAATACTAACTACAGCATTAAACAGCATTAAAACAACGCTAATCAATCCTCCACTTAAAATTGATGAAATAATTAAAGTAGCGTAATAAATATAGGTATACCATTCACTAGGAACATTATCTGCCTCAGTAACTGGTAAATTAAAAAACTGGAATATAATCATAGCTGCCACAAATACAACTGTATCAATCTTAGCAATTAGAATTATATGCTTATAATGACTTTTATTCAACTTAGATTTAGACCCAGAACTCACACTAATTAATGTTAGTAAAAGCGCTAAAATTGTAGCTGATGCTAAAACAATAGTATTACAAAGCGTATTAAAACCTGGTAAGGATGATCGTATTAATTCCTTTGCTTCATAACCGCTTAAATTACCTAATGCAAAAGCACCAATTCCTGTAAAAATAGTAGCAATTACACCACCTATTAAAGCGCGTTTATTGTAATTTGAAAGATTTAAGAACTTAAATACAGCCATTACTTACTAGCAAATAATTTAATATCATTTGCAGAAACCTCTTTTTCACCTAAAATAATTAAACGTTCTACAACATTTCTAAGTTCTCTAATATTACCTGTCCAATCGTATTTCTGTAACAAGACAATTGCTTCTTCAGAAAAAACTTTTCTTGGGGTACCTTGTTCTTCAGAAATTTTTGTTGCAAAAAAGTCTACCAATAAAGGGATGTCTTCCCTCCTATCATTCAAAGCTGGTACTTGAATTAAAATTACAGCCAATCTATGATACAAATCTTCTCTAAATCTGCCCTCTGCAATTTCTTTTTTTAAGTTTTTATTGGTTGCTGCAACTACTCTTACATTAACCTTAATGTCTTTATCTGAACCTACTCTACTAATTTTATTTTCTTGCAGAGCACGTAATACTTTTGCTTGTGCAGACAAACTCATATCCCCTATTTCATCTAAGAAAATGGTTCCTCCATTTGCAGCTTCAAACTTACCTGCCCTATCCTTATTCGCGCCTGTAAAAGAACCTTTTACATGACCAAACAGTTCGCTCTCTATTAATTCAGAAGGAATTGCAGCACAATTAACTTCGATCATCTGCGCTTTAGAACGTGAAGATTTTTCATGCAACCAATGTGCAACTAGTTCTTTACCTGTACCATTAGGCCCAGTAATTAGAACTCTAGCATCTGTATCAGCCACCTTTTCTATAATATCTTTTATGTGAGAAATTGCATCACTCTCACCCACCATTTCATAATTCTTGCTTACCTTTTTCTTAAGCCTTTTATTTTCTACAACTAAAACTTTTTTATCTAAAGCATTTCTTACTGTATTTAAAAGACGGTTTAAATCTGGTGGTTTAGAAATATAATCAAATGCGCCTAAACGCATTGTATTTACTGCTGTATCTAAATCTCCATGACCAGAAATCATTACAATAGGTACTTCTGGTTTTATCTTTTTTGCTTTTTCTAAAACCTCAACACCATCCATTTTTGGCATTTTAATATCACAAAGAACTAAATCATAATCATTATTCTTAATCATTTCCATTCCTTGTAAACCATCTTCTGCCTCTTCTACATTATATGCATCATTTTCTTCAGAAATAATTTTCTTTAGTACTCTGCGAATTGCAGCTTCATCTTCTATAATTAATATTTTTGACATCTATATTTTAAATTTTATTCCTGTTCTTAAATAAAAGGCATTTACTCTATCTAAAGTAAATACATTCTCTCTGTCTTTATCTCTTAAAACATTGTTCATTCTAAGAGTATACCCTGTATAGGCGTACAAAACTAAATGCTTGTTTAGTAAATATTCATAACCTAAACCAGAAACCACAACCGATAAAGAAACATTATCTACTTGCTTATTTAACACTGCAGTAGGCCTTTGTAAATGGGCAAAATAACCATCTATGCTTACAAATGCTTGTACTGTATTTTTTTCTTTAAAGTAATATTTTACATTCGATTTTGGAACCCCTGCATTAAAAGACCAAGATTTATTTACTTGCCTAAAGTAACTTACAAATGGTAATGGAAAAGGTATACCTGTTGTTGTGTTATAGGTTAAACCTAAAATTAGTCTGTAAGGTCTTTTTATAGTTGTGGCCTTTGTTCTATCATTCACAAAAAATATACCACCATTTAAAAAAAGATCATCTCCTGATATTTTTTCTGTTAAAGTTGATGCTAATCTTGGTGTAATTTTAAAACCTGTTCTCCACCTTTCATTAATTTTAAAAGTGTATCCTAAATTAATATCTAGTACAGTTAATGTTTCTAAAAGTGATTTATCAAAAGGATAACTATCATTTAAATTTAAAAAAATTCTATTGTATTCTGCACCAACAAAAATATACCTATCTTTTTTTAATTCTATAGGATAATTAAGTAGTGCTCTAATTCTAGTGTATTGATCTTCTGAATTACTTTTAGGAATAAAAGAGTATTCTAGCCTTGCTAAATCTGTTAACTGGGCATTAGTAATACCTGCTGATAATACAAACAGCAGCACTAAAAAACTCTTTTTCATAGTTCTTATTTTTCGCTAAACATATGCACATCTCTTTGAGGAAAAGGAATGGTTATGTTGTTTTCTCTAAAAGCTTTATCAATTTCAAAACGAATATTGCTTTGGGTAAATCTTACTTCGAAACTATTATTTAATGTAAATGCAACTTTAAAATTTAGACTACTGTCTGCAAAATCTGTAAATAATACCACTGGTGCAGGATTTTCTAAAACAGTAGGTTGTGCCTCTGCAACCTCTAGCAATATTTTTTTCACCAACTGAACATCTGAGCCATAGGCTACTCCAACATCAACACTTTCTCTAGTTTCTGTTCCGTTTTCTGTCCAATTAAATAAAATGTTGGTTAAATATAAATGATTTGGAATTACTAGTACCTTATTGTCTATGGTTACAGCTCTAGTAGTACGTAATCTAATATCTAAAACACGCCCAACTTTACCCTCTAACTCTATAATATCACCTACATGAACAGATTGATCTACTAAAATTATAATTCCAGAAAAAATGTCTTGAAACAACGTTTGCAAAGCCAAACCAACACCAATTAAAAGTGCTGCTGACGCTGCAAAAACAGCAGTAACATTTACTCCTGAAGTATGCATTGCAATTAAGAAAATAATTAAAAAGACAATCCATCTAATATAGCCAAACACACTAACAAACTTCAGCTTGTCATTATTAGGCATTTTTCTAGTAATAAATTTTCTAATCAAGTTTAGAATAAATGAGGTAACCAATAAGGCCACTACCACAAATAACAAACCTCTTACTGTAATACTTATCTCATCACTAAAAACAAATGTAAAGTCTAAAATTGAGGTGGTCTCATCTACAATTGTATCCTTAACTTTTTCTAACGTTTCTTGCTGCATTTATCCTTTATATTTTAACCATTTGTATAAATCTTTATAAGTTGGTTTCTTACCATACATTAAAATACCTACTCTGTAAATTTTTGCAGCTAACCAAACCATAAAAACAAATGTAACTAAAAGTAGGGTCATAGAAATTGCCAATTCATACCAAGAAACTCCAAAAGGAACTCTCATTAACATTACAATAGGACTAGTTAATGGTATGTATGAAAAGGCTACTGAAATTGGACCATGGGGATCGCTTATTACTGTCGCAAAACCAACGTAAACCGCCAAAATTAAAGGCAACATAATTGGTAACATAAATTGCTGAGTATCTGTTTCATTATCGACAGCTGCTCCAACTGCCGCAAATAATGAACTGTAAAGCATGTAACCCCCTAAGAAGTAAAAGATAAATAATAGAAATAATTTTAAAATTGGTAATCTTAAGATTTCTTGAACTACTACTTGCATTTTGTCTGCTCCTGCAGCCTGTTTAGCAGCCTCTAATTGTTCTGGGGATATATTTTCGGTTTGCATTTCAACCATATCTACACCGAATATAGAAGAAGCTACAGTTGTAATTATAAAAATTATGATACCCCAAATAAAGAATTGCAATAAACCTGCAGAGGCATTACCTATAATTTTACCCAGCATTAACTGAAAAGGTTTTACAGAGGAAACTATAACTTCTATAATTCTACTTGTTTTTTCTTCAATTACACTTCTCATTACAGAAGTACCATAAACCATTACAAAAACCATGAGTAAATAACCTGCAATAGCTCCTACTCCAATTTTTAAACCGTTAATTAATTTAGAAGATTCTTCACCCGAAAAATTATACATCTTAATATCCGATTGCACTCTTGATGCATTAATCTTGTCAATATCAATACCAAAGTTATTTAATTTTTCATTTCGAATTTTAGATTCTACCTTGCTTTCTAAGGAATTCATTACAGACATTCCTGGTGAATCTTTTGAGTAAAATTCAATAGATTTGGCAAGTATTTCTAAACTGTCTTGCTGTGGAATAATTAATGCTCCGTAAAAATCACCCTCTTCAACTTTCTTTTTGGTTTCCTCTATACCATAAGATGTAAAATCTTTATAGTGTAATGTTTTGGTATTTTTAAAATCATCTTGAGAGAACAAACCAGAATTATCTACATAAACAATTTGTTTCACTTTTTCATCGTTCTTTTTCATTAAGAAAAAGACCAAAGCACCCATCCCTACCATAATTAGAGGACTTAAAAAAGTCATCACTATAAACGATTTATTACGAACCTTAGCAATAAATTCTCTTTGTATAATTAGTTTTAACTTGCTCATTTTCTTATTGATTTTTGCTTACAGCTTGAATAAAAATATCGTTTGCACTAGGTATTAACTCAACAAAGTGTTGCACTTGACCTTTGCTTGTTAAAAATGATAATAAATCATTAGAAGTATCACTGGCTCCTAATTTTACATTCATAGTAAGTTCATTACCTAACAGTTTAAAATCTGCAGGAAATACTGTGAAATTTTCTTTTAAACTTGCCTCTACTTCTTTTGGATTAGCAGTATGCAAACCCACTTGAAAGGTATTAGTTCTAAATTCACGTTTTATATCAGATAGTTTACCATCTAATATTTTATTAGATCTATTAATAAGTGCGATTTCATCACACATCTCCTCTACAGATTCCATTCTATGCGTCGAAAAAATAATAGTAGCACCTTCATCTCTTAATTGCAAAATTTCTTTGGCTATAATTTGAGCGTTTATAGGATCGAATCCAGAAAAAGGTTCATCAAAAATCAACAACTTAGGATTGTGCATTACAGTAACAATAAATTGTACTTTTTGAGCCATACCTTTAGAAAGTTCTTCAATTTTCTTATTCCACCAAGCCATAATATCAAACTTCTCAAACCAATATTTTAAGCGTTTTTTGGCTTCAGCTTTACTCAAACCTTTTAATTGAGCTAAATACAAAGCTTGTTCACCTACTTTCATAGATTTATACAAACCACGTTCTTCTGGCAAATAACCAATATCTGCTGTATGTTTTGGTGCCAAAAGCTCACCATCTAAATAAACAGAACCAGAATCTGCCATAGTAATTTGGTTAATAATTCTAATTAAAGAGGTTTTACCAGCTCCATTTGGTCCTAATAAACCATAAACACTTCCTTTAGGTATGTGGAGAGACACATCATTTAATGCTCTAAAATCCCCATAATTTTTTACAACATTATTAATTTCTAATAAATTACTCATTGGCTTTTTTATTAATTGTATTTCAAAATAAGAACGCTTCTTACAAACTTACATATTTTAATTAGTAAAGAAAACATAGATAATGTTACAAATAAATAAAATGTTAAATTTACTATGCATGCATAACTTTTTTTAAATTTACTATGCATGCATAGTAAATTTTTATATCTTTGATGTCATGGATAAAAATAAATCTATAGATCATCAATTAAGAGCAACTTGGCAAGCAGTTGCAAAAATGTATAACGAACAAGCTACAAATTACAGTAGCACAATGTCTATGGCATTTGTTCTACTTACTATAGATAAAGAAAAAGGCACACCAAGTACTGCTTTAGGCCCTTTAATGGGGATGGAACCTACTAGTCTTTCTAGAATATTAAAATCTATGGAAGAAAAAGGGGCTATCTCCAGAGAAAAAAACCCTGAAGATGGTAGAAGTGTAATTATTAAGCTTACAGATTATGGTTTAGAAATGCGTAAATTTTCTAAAAGCCATGTGTACCAATTTAATAATGTAGTAAGAGAATATGTTACAGAAGACGAATTAGAATCTTTCTTTAAAGTTATGGTTACTATCAACAAACTTATTGCTGAAAAGAAAATTTTTGAACCTATAAATCAAGATAAATAAAATCAAACTATAAACAAATGACAAGAAGAATTAAAAAAGTAGCCATTATTGGATCTGGAATTATGGGATCTGGTATTGCATGTCACTTTGCGAATATTGGTGTAGAAGTTCTTTTATTGGATATTGTTCCAAGAGAATTAACTGATAAAGAAAAAGCGAAGGGACTTACGTTAGAAGACAAAGTAGTTCGTAATCGTTTAGTAAATGATGCTTTAGCAGCTTCTTTAAAATCAAAACCATCACCTATTTATAGTCAGAAATTTGCAAGTAGAATTACTACTGGTAATATTGATGATGATTTACATTTAGTTAAAGATGTAGATTGGGTAATGGAAGTTGTTGTAGAACGATTAGATATTAAAAAATCTGTTTTTGAAAAAATTGAAGAGCACAGAACACCTGGTACTTTAATTACTTCAAATACTTCTGGTATTCCTATCAAATTTATGAATGAAGGCAGAAGTGAAGATTTTCAAAAACACTTTGCTGTAACTCACTTTTTTAATCCACCAAGATATTTAAAACTTTTCGAGGTTGTTCCTGGTCCTAATTGTAAACAAGAAGTTACAGACTTCTTAATGATGTATGGTGATAAGTTTTTGGGTAAAACATCTGTTTTAGCAAAAGATACTCCAGCATTCATTGGAAATAGAATTGGTATTTTCGGTATTATGAGTTTATTTCATGTAGTTAAAGAAATGGACTTAACTATAGAAGAAGTAGATAAATTGACAGGTCCAGTAATTGGGCGTCCAAAATCTGCAACTTTTAGAACTATAGATGTTGTTGGTTTAGATACTTTGGTGCATACTGCAAACGGAGTGAAAGACAATTGTCCTGAGGATGAAATGAGAGACCAGTTTGTTATTCCTGATTTTGTTAATCATATGATGGAAAACAAAATGTTAGGTAGTAAAACCAAACAAGGTTTTTATAAAATGACAAAAGACGCTAATGGTAAAAAGAACATTTTATCATTAGACTTAAATACGTTAGAATACAGAGAAAAGAAACGTGCAAAGTTTGCAACTCTTGAGTTAACCAAAACCATAGATAATGTTGCTGATCGTTTTAAAGTACTTGTAGCAGGTAAAGATAAAGCTGGTGAATTCTACAGAAAATCATTTGCAGCAATGTTTGCCTACGTACAAAACAGAATTCCTGAAATCTCTGACGAATTGTATAGAATAGATGATGGTTTAAGAGCAGGTTTTGGTTGGGAGCATGGACCATTCCAAATTTGGGATGCTATTGGTGTAGCCAAAGGTGTAGAAATCATGAAAGCAGAAGGTTATGAAATTGCATCTTGGGTAGAAGAAATGTTATTAAACAATAACGATGCTTTCTATACAGTAAAAGATGGAGCAACATATTACTATGATGTTGTTACTAAAACGCAAACTAAAAAGCCAGGTCAAGATTCATTCATCATTCTAGATAACATTAGAAAATCAAACGAGGTTTGGAAAAACTCAGGTGCTGTAATTGAAGATTTAGGAGATGGAATTTTAAATTTAGAATTCCAATCTAAAATGAATACAATTGGTGGCGATGTTTTAGCTGCAGTAAATAAAGCAATAGACTTAGCTGAAAAAAATTACCAAGGCTTAGTAGTTGGTAATCAAGCAGCAAACTTTTCTGTTGGTGCCAACATTGGTATGATTTTTATGATGGCTGCAGAACAAGAATATGATGAGCTTAATATGGCTATCAAATATTTCCAAGACACAATGATGCGTATGCGTTATTCTGCAATTCCAACTATTTCTGCTCCTCATGGAATGGCTTTAGGTGGTGGTTGTGAAATTTCTTTACATGCAGATAAAGTTGTTGCAGCTGCAGAAACTTACATGGGTCTTGTAGAGTTTGGAGTTGGAGTAATTCCTGGTGGAGGTGGTTCTAAAGAAATGGCTTTAAGAGCTTCTGATAAGTTTGATAAAGGTGATGTACAATTAAACGTACTGCAAGAGCACTTTTTAACTATTGGTATGGCTAAAGTAGCAACCTCTGCTTATGAAGCTTTCGATTTAGGATTATTACAAAAAGGAAAAGATGTAGTTGTTGTAAACAAAGACAGACAAATTGCACAAGCTAAAAAGCACGCAGTATTAATGGCTGAAGCTGGTTATACACAACCTGTAAAACGTAAAGATGTTTTAGTTTTAGGTAAGCAAGCATTAGGAATGTTCTTA contains the following coding sequences:
- a CDS encoding SGNH/GDSL hydrolase family protein, yielding MSLKYYLGSIVSLPLLPILIFQGKKIRASVPKLPEAKNPKGYIKKTSSKTLKMLVIGESTIAGVGVDFHENGFTGILAKTLAGQNEVSVLWRVYAKSGYTAKMVRRRLLPKIEDTTADLIVIGLGGNDAFKLNSPDVWIIQINKLIKDLKRKYPKTPIYFTNMPPIKEFPAFTKTIKFIIGNLGELLGKRLHNRVKNKENVYYNNELITLESWQKKYNLGDDVTAFFSDGVHPSKLTYQLWGKDMANFIMKTKSFQTWLQKK
- a CDS encoding cupin domain-containing protein gives rise to the protein MVAKEIIKHFQLQEHPEGGFYKETYRSDIIAKSKNLANEFDGDRNLCTSILFLLTSEKFSAFHKIKQDEIWHFYKGTTLKLHLISPEGNYSFQLIGTNFNLGEIPQFTVPAHWYFAAEVLQQNSFSFVGCTVSPGFDFRDFTLPSCKELVKEFPQHQSIIKKLTHH
- a CDS encoding co-chaperone YbbN, whose translation is MVQELTEDNLQIIVEGNEKVIVQYSATWCGNCRIMKPKFKKLANENDNIKFVMVDAEKFPESRKLADVSNLPTFATFVGGEKKNQTQTNKFDVLKELVSEIQ
- a CDS encoding peroxiredoxin yields the protein MATAVGKKFPDLHVNAMNDLGDTFKLNVLEEAVNNNKKVLLFWYPKDFTFVCPTELHAFQEALPEFEKRNTVVIGASCDTAEVHFAWLSTSKDNGGIEGVTYPILADSNRNLSSILGILDISNEVYDEETGTVQVEGDNVTYRATYLIDEEGTVFHEGINHMPVGRNVNEFLRLIDAYSHVQKNGEVCPANWEEGKDAMQANAKGTKEYLASH
- the katG gene encoding catalase/peroxidase HPI; the protein is MSNTDNFDINKDTGKCPFLHGTPTKTAGGGTTNRDWWPNELKLNVLRQHASKSNPLGEDFDYAAAFNSLDFNELKQDVLNLMTDSQDWWPADYGHYGGFMIRMAWHSAGTYRVIDGRGGAGSGTQRFAPLNSWPDNGNLDKARLLLWPIKQKYGNKISWADLMILAGNCALESMGFPTKGFAGGREDVWEPEQDIYWGSETEWGANEKRYEDGELESPLGAVMMGWIYVNPEGPNGNPDPLGSAKNVRETFERMAMNDEETVALVAGGHTFGKAHGAADPDKYVGNEPHRGKIEEMSTGWKNSFKSGVLDDTITSGIEGAWTPNPTQWDADYFDVLLNYEWELTKSPAGAYQWTPTAESKAKMAPTAGDPNKKQALMMTTADIALRMDPKYLEISQRFHKDHKAFEEAFANAWYKLTHRDMGPTDRYLGPEVPSEELLWQDPIPKVNYTLSDDDINTLKALISESGLTVSELVKTAWASASTFRGSDKRGGANGGRIRLEPQRNWEVNNPEELEKVLTTYKAIQKKFEGEISIADLIVLGGSVGVEKAVKNAGYNFNVAFTEGRGDATQEQTDLKSFSYLEPIADGFRNYINSDLKMAAEDLLIDKANLLTLSIPEMTVLVGGLRMLSANYDGSNHGVFTDKKETLSNDFFKNILDFSYTWKATNSDEKEFIGRDRKTNALKFTGTRADLIFGSNTELRAVCEVYGAADAEEKFVKDFIAAWTKVMNLDRFDLK
- a CDS encoding sigma-54 dependent transcriptional regulator — translated: MSKILIIEDEAAIRRVLKKIISEENDAYNVEEAEDGLQGMEMIKNNDYDLVLCDIKMPKMDGVEVLEKAKKIKPEVPIVMISGHGDLDTAVNTMRLGAFDYISKPPDLNRLLNTVRNALDKKVLVVENKRLKKKVSKNYEMVGESDAISHIKDIIEKVADTDARVLITGPNGTGKELVAHWLHEKSSRSKAQMIEVNCAAIPSELIESELFGHVKGSFTGANKDRAGKFEAANGGTIFLDEIGDMSLSAQAKVLRALQENKISRVGSDKDIKVNVRVVAATNKNLKKEIAEGRFREDLYHRLAVILIQVPALNDRREDIPLLVDFFATKISEEQGTPRKVFSEEAIVLLQKYDWTGNIRELRNVVERLIILGEKEVSANDIKLFASK